The following proteins are co-located in the Tardibacter chloracetimidivorans genome:
- a CDS encoding DUF983 domain-containing protein gives MRQPSPVEAALGGLCPQCGAKTLFDGLVGFAPQCRACGLDYSAYNVGDGPAAFLTLIIGAVITVLALVTDAAFRPSLWVHALLWVPLTAIAVIWSLRISKAALLALEFRHKAAEGRRDDR, from the coding sequence CCCGGTCGAAGCTGCGCTCGGCGGGCTCTGCCCGCAATGCGGGGCGAAGACGCTGTTCGACGGGCTTGTCGGCTTCGCTCCGCAATGTCGCGCCTGCGGGCTTGATTATTCGGCCTATAATGTCGGCGATGGCCCCGCCGCCTTTCTGACGCTGATCATCGGCGCGGTCATCACCGTGCTTGCGCTGGTGACGGATGCCGCATTCCGCCCCTCACTTTGGGTGCATGCGCTGCTCTGGGTGCCGTTGACCGCAATCGCCGTGATATGGAGCCTGCGCATATCCAAGGCCGCGCTGCTCGCGCTCGAGTTCCGTCACAAGGCGGCTGAAGGCAGGCGGGACGACAGGTGA